A genomic segment from Neobacillus sp. YX16 encodes:
- the aroA gene encoding 3-phosphoshikimate 1-carboxyvinyltransferase, with amino-acid sequence MELIALQSTRNGLKGVIEIPGDKSISHRSVMFGSIAHGVTRVTNFLPGDDCLSTISCFRKLGVVIEENENELTIHGNGFDGLKEPNEILDVGNSGTTIRLLLGILAGRPFYSSLIGDASIGKRPMTRVTEPLRTMGAQIDGRKNGEFTPLSIRGGDLNPIHYNMPVASAQVKSALILAGLQAGGETIIIEKTESRDHTERMIRKFGGEVGKDNRTITVKGCQKLIASDILVPGDISSAAFFLVAGAIVPDSEIVLKNVGLNPTRTGIIEIMNQMGANLEIHNHDEDAFEPVGNITIKTSSLKGTVIEGDVIPRLIDEIPIIALLATQAEGTTIIKDASELKVKETNRIDTVVQELSKMGASIEATDDGMIIHGGTSLRGGTVSSHGDHRIGMMLAIASLLCKDEVQLENPEAISVSYPNFFNHLNSLKK; translated from the coding sequence ATGGAATTAATAGCATTGCAGTCAACTAGGAATGGTTTAAAGGGAGTTATTGAAATACCTGGAGATAAATCAATTTCACATCGTTCTGTTATGTTTGGTTCAATTGCACATGGTGTAACAAGGGTGACGAATTTTCTGCCCGGCGATGACTGTTTAAGTACCATCTCCTGCTTCCGAAAGTTAGGAGTCGTAATTGAAGAAAATGAAAATGAATTAACCATTCATGGAAACGGATTTGACGGTTTAAAGGAACCTAATGAGATATTGGATGTTGGAAATTCTGGAACAACCATACGATTATTATTAGGAATTTTAGCAGGAAGACCATTCTACTCTTCACTCATTGGAGATGCCTCAATTGGCAAAAGACCTATGACAAGAGTAACGGAGCCGCTTAGAACAATGGGTGCGCAAATTGATGGCCGTAAGAATGGAGAATTTACTCCTCTTAGTATTCGAGGTGGGGATTTAAATCCGATTCACTATAATATGCCTGTTGCTAGTGCTCAGGTGAAATCTGCGTTAATACTTGCTGGTCTTCAAGCCGGGGGAGAAACAATCATAATCGAAAAAACTGAATCGCGCGATCATACGGAAAGAATGATTCGGAAATTTGGTGGTGAAGTCGGGAAGGATAACCGTACAATTACGGTAAAAGGGTGTCAAAAGTTGATTGCTTCTGATATTCTGGTTCCTGGAGATATTTCTTCGGCAGCGTTTTTCCTAGTTGCCGGTGCGATTGTTCCTGATAGTGAAATTGTCCTAAAGAATGTAGGATTAAATCCTACTAGAACGGGTATCATCGAGATCATGAATCAAATGGGTGCAAATTTAGAAATTCATAACCATGATGAAGATGCCTTTGAACCGGTTGGAAATATTACGATTAAAACATCAAGTCTAAAAGGAACAGTCATTGAAGGTGATGTAATCCCAAGACTAATTGATGAAATCCCAATCATTGCCTTATTAGCAACACAAGCGGAAGGTACCACAATTATTAAAGATGCATCTGAGCTTAAAGTTAAAGAAACGAATCGAATTGATACAGTTGTGCAAGAATTATCGAAAATGGGTGCTTCAATAGAAGCTACTGACGATGGAATGATTATTCATGGCGGAACCTCTCTTAGAGGCGGAACCGTATCAAGTCATGGTGACCATAGAATCGGAATGATGCTTGCGATTGCTTCACTGCTATGTAAGGACGAAGTTCAGCTTGAAAACCCAGAGGCCATTTCGGTTTCTTACCCTAACTTTTTCAATCATCTAAATAGCTTAAAAAAATAA